One segment of Microbacterium arborescens DNA contains the following:
- the uvrC gene encoding excinuclease ABC subunit UvrC, translating to MANVLPYRPKAGEIPTDPGVYRFRDAEGRVLYVGKAKNLRARLSNYFAPLHTLHERTRRMVTTAASVEWTVVATDVDSLQLEYMWIKEFDPPFNVRYRDDKSYPFMAITLADEAPRVIVTRNRRIPGAKYFGPYPKVWAVHETIDLMIKVFPIRTCSDSSYKKAMASGRPCFPGQIGRCGGPCSMKVTIEEHRAMVDDFVAFMSGGDQRFARDLTARMREAAAAMDYESAAVYRDKLQAIDAVLNKSALVLDDDMDADLFGIAEDELAAAVQHFVVRGGRIRGVRATTIEKEIDISGADLVDQVLQRTYGDAAAADIPRHVFVPTLPGDAGELEQWLQTRRGKRVTIQVAQRGRKADLMKTASINAQQALMLHKTRRTSDYVARSQALTDLQEALGLDEAPLRIECYDVSHLSGTNVVASLVVFEDGLPRKDQYRIFGVNETTDDTDSMYQVLTRRLAYLDRPDEDDEPMPDATADGEVVTARKRPRFAYRPQLLVVDGGKPQVEAAARALADAGHTEIALCGIAKRLEEIWLPGEEYPVILPRTSESLYLLQRLRDEAHRFAIVHQRKRRKRDIASVLSEVPGLGAARIKALLRHFGSVSKLKQATPEEIQELPGIGPRLADAIHRHLADG from the coding sequence GTGGCGAACGTCCTCCCGTACCGACCCAAAGCGGGCGAGATCCCCACCGACCCCGGCGTCTACCGTTTCCGCGATGCGGAAGGGCGGGTGCTGTACGTCGGCAAGGCGAAGAACCTGCGGGCGCGCCTGTCGAACTACTTCGCGCCGCTCCACACCCTGCACGAACGCACCCGCCGCATGGTCACGACGGCGGCATCGGTCGAGTGGACGGTGGTGGCGACCGACGTCGATTCGCTCCAGCTGGAGTACATGTGGATCAAAGAGTTCGATCCGCCGTTCAACGTCCGCTACCGCGACGACAAGTCGTACCCGTTCATGGCGATCACCCTCGCCGACGAAGCGCCGCGGGTCATCGTCACCCGAAACCGGCGGATTCCCGGCGCGAAGTACTTCGGCCCCTATCCCAAGGTCTGGGCGGTGCACGAGACGATCGACCTGATGATCAAGGTCTTCCCGATCCGCACGTGCAGCGATTCGTCCTACAAGAAGGCGATGGCCTCGGGGCGTCCTTGCTTCCCCGGTCAGATCGGCCGCTGCGGCGGTCCGTGCTCGATGAAGGTCACCATCGAGGAGCACCGGGCGATGGTCGACGATTTCGTGGCGTTCATGTCGGGCGGTGACCAGCGTTTCGCTCGAGACCTGACCGCGCGCATGCGCGAGGCCGCCGCGGCGATGGACTACGAGTCTGCCGCCGTGTACCGCGACAAGCTGCAGGCGATCGATGCCGTCCTCAACAAGAGCGCGCTCGTGCTCGACGACGACATGGATGCCGACCTCTTCGGTATCGCCGAGGACGAGCTGGCCGCTGCCGTCCAGCACTTCGTCGTGCGCGGCGGCCGTATCCGCGGTGTCCGCGCGACGACGATCGAGAAGGAGATCGACATCTCGGGCGCCGATCTGGTCGATCAGGTGCTCCAGCGCACATATGGGGATGCTGCCGCCGCCGACATCCCACGCCACGTCTTCGTCCCGACACTGCCCGGCGACGCAGGAGAGCTGGAGCAGTGGCTCCAGACGCGCCGTGGCAAGCGTGTGACGATCCAGGTCGCGCAGCGCGGGCGCAAGGCCGACCTGATGAAGACCGCGAGCATCAACGCCCAGCAGGCCCTGATGCTCCATAAGACGCGCCGCACGAGCGACTACGTCGCGCGCAGTCAAGCGCTGACCGATCTGCAGGAAGCCCTCGGTCTCGACGAGGCTCCGTTGCGGATCGAGTGCTACGACGTCTCCCACCTGTCGGGCACCAACGTGGTCGCCTCGCTGGTCGTCTTCGAGGACGGGCTGCCCCGGAAAGACCAGTACCGCATCTTCGGTGTCAACGAGACGACGGATGACACCGACTCGATGTACCAGGTGCTCACGCGTCGCCTCGCCTACCTCGACCGACCCGATGAGGACGACGAGCCCATGCCCGACGCGACCGCAGACGGCGAGGTCGTCACAGCACGCAAGCGGCCCCGGTTCGCCTACCGCCCGCAGCTGCTGGTCGTCGACGGCGGCAAGCCACAGGTGGAGGCCGCGGCTCGCGCGCTCGCGGACGCCGGCCACACCGAGATCGCGCTCTGCGGCATCGCGAAGCGTCTCGAGGAGATCTGGCTGCCGGGGGAGGAGTACCCCGTGATCCTGCCGCGCACATCCGAGTCGCTCTACCTGCTGCAGCGTCTTCGCGACGAGGCGCATCGCTTCGCGATCGTCCATCAGCGCAAGCGCCGCAAACGCGACATCGCATCGGTGCTCTCCGAGGTCCCGGGGCTCGGGGCGGCGCGCATCAAGGCGCTGCTACGCCATTTCGGCTCGGTGTCGAAGCTCAAGCAGGCCACCCCCGAAGAGATCCAGGAGCTACCGGGCATCGGGCCGCGCTTGGCCGATGCGATCCATCGGCACCTCGCGGACGGATAG
- the uvrA gene encoding excinuclease ABC subunit UvrA — protein MPIVPVASSSKLSVRGARVHNLKDVDLDIPRDSLVVFTGLSGSGKSSLAFDTIFAEGQRRYVESLSAYARQFLGQVDRPDVDFIEGLSPAVSIDQKSTNRNPRSTVGTITEIHDYMRLLWARIGVPHCPECGERIQRQTVQQIADQLMELPERTRYQVVAPVVTQKKGEFVDLFKELSAKGYARAVVDGDVVSLAEPPTLKKSYKHDIAVVVDRLVAGPDLLGRVTDSVETALALAGGVIKINFVDEEGDAAWQSFSEKLACPNGHALQLTEIEPRTFSFNAPFGACPTCSGLGTRMSVDAELMLGDEELSIAEGVLLPWTTQGKGLFQYYERLLEGLAADLKFSLKTPWRDLPEDVQDAVLRGENYKVTVKWKNRYGREMRYASGFEGVIPYIERQYLQAETDTQRQRWAEYLREVPCPACDGDRLKPEVLAVLVHERSIADVARLSLAEAQTYFNHLELTDREAKIAAAVLREIRARLDFLIEVGLNYLSLGRAAGSLSGGEAQRIRLATQIGSGLTGVLYVLDEPSIGLHQRDNRRLIDTLVKLKSLGNTLIVVEHDEETIAAADWVVDIGPRAGVEGGNVVHSGPYDALLADENSMTGDYLSGRRSLETPTKRRKIDKKRMLTVVGARANNLKNVTAEFPLGVLTSVTGVSGSGKSTLVNGILYEVLATRLNGARRVAGKHTRVTGLDNLDKVVHVDQAPIGRTPRSNPATYTGVFDRIRTLFSETPEAKVRGYLPGRFSFNVKGGRCEACSGDGTLKIEMNFLPDVYVDCEVCHGKRYNRDTLAVHYKGKNIAEVLEMPISEAAEFFEPIQAIHRYLKTLVDVGLGYVRLGQSATTLSGGEAQRVKLATELQRRSNGRSIYVLDEPTTGLHFEDVRKLLEVLNGLVDKGNTVITIEHNLDVIKASDWIIDLGPEGGAGGGTIVATGTPEQVAGVAESHTGQFLAEILGAPAARKAG, from the coding sequence GTGCCCATCGTCCCCGTCGCTTCCTCATCGAAACTCAGCGTCCGCGGAGCCCGCGTCCACAACCTCAAGGACGTGGACCTCGACATCCCGCGCGACAGTCTCGTCGTCTTCACCGGCCTGTCCGGCTCGGGCAAGTCGAGTCTCGCCTTCGACACGATCTTCGCCGAGGGCCAGCGCCGCTACGTCGAATCGCTGAGCGCTTACGCCCGGCAGTTCCTCGGGCAGGTCGATCGCCCCGACGTCGACTTCATCGAGGGGCTCAGCCCAGCGGTGTCGATCGACCAGAAGTCGACGAACCGCAACCCGCGTTCGACGGTCGGCACGATCACCGAGATCCACGACTACATGCGCCTGCTGTGGGCACGCATCGGCGTACCGCACTGCCCCGAGTGCGGTGAGCGGATCCAGCGTCAGACGGTCCAGCAGATCGCCGATCAACTCATGGAGCTTCCCGAGCGCACCCGGTACCAGGTGGTGGCACCGGTGGTGACGCAGAAGAAGGGCGAGTTCGTCGACCTCTTCAAGGAGCTGAGCGCGAAGGGCTACGCACGTGCCGTCGTCGACGGCGACGTGGTCTCGCTTGCCGAGCCGCCGACGCTGAAGAAGAGCTACAAGCACGACATCGCGGTGGTCGTCGACCGCCTCGTGGCCGGTCCGGATCTGCTCGGCCGTGTCACCGACTCCGTCGAGACGGCGCTCGCCCTCGCCGGCGGTGTGATCAAGATCAACTTCGTCGACGAAGAAGGCGATGCCGCGTGGCAGAGCTTCAGCGAGAAGCTCGCCTGCCCCAATGGGCACGCACTGCAGCTCACCGAGATCGAGCCGCGCACCTTCTCGTTCAACGCGCCGTTCGGCGCATGCCCGACGTGCTCGGGCCTCGGTACCCGGATGTCGGTCGACGCCGAGCTCATGCTGGGCGACGAGGAGCTCTCGATCGCCGAGGGCGTCCTGCTGCCGTGGACGACTCAGGGCAAGGGACTCTTCCAGTACTACGAGCGACTCCTCGAGGGGCTCGCGGCCGACCTGAAGTTCTCGTTGAAGACGCCCTGGCGTGACCTGCCCGAGGATGTCCAGGACGCTGTGCTGCGCGGCGAGAACTACAAAGTCACGGTCAAGTGGAAGAACCGCTATGGACGTGAGATGCGCTACGCCTCCGGCTTCGAAGGCGTCATCCCGTACATCGAGCGCCAGTACCTCCAGGCCGAGACCGACACGCAGCGTCAGCGCTGGGCCGAGTACCTGCGCGAGGTTCCGTGCCCGGCGTGCGACGGCGACCGGCTCAAGCCGGAGGTGCTCGCCGTCCTCGTCCACGAGCGCTCCATCGCCGATGTCGCGCGTCTGAGCCTCGCCGAGGCCCAGACGTACTTCAACCACCTCGAGCTCACCGATCGCGAGGCCAAGATCGCCGCGGCGGTGCTGCGAGAGATCCGCGCCCGGCTCGACTTCCTCATCGAGGTCGGGTTGAACTACCTCAGCCTGGGCCGGGCGGCCGGCTCGCTCTCGGGTGGCGAGGCGCAGCGAATCCGCCTGGCGACGCAGATCGGGTCGGGACTCACGGGTGTTCTCTACGTCCTCGACGAGCCCTCGATCGGACTCCACCAGCGCGACAACCGGCGTCTCATCGACACACTCGTCAAGCTGAAGAGCCTGGGCAACACGCTGATCGTCGTCGAACACGACGAAGAGACGATCGCCGCCGCCGACTGGGTCGTCGACATCGGGCCGCGTGCCGGCGTCGAGGGCGGAAACGTCGTTCACTCCGGCCCCTACGACGCGCTGCTCGCCGACGAGAACTCCATGACCGGCGACTATCTGTCGGGGCGTCGCTCGCTCGAGACGCCCACCAAGCGCCGCAAGATCGACAAGAAGCGGATGCTGACGGTCGTGGGTGCCCGTGCCAACAACCTGAAGAACGTCACGGCGGAGTTCCCCCTCGGCGTGCTCACCTCGGTGACGGGCGTGAGCGGGTCGGGCAAATCGACCCTCGTCAACGGCATCCTCTACGAGGTGCTGGCGACACGCCTGAACGGTGCGCGCCGCGTCGCGGGCAAGCACACCCGTGTGACCGGGCTCGACAACCTCGATAAGGTCGTCCACGTCGACCAGGCGCCGATCGGTCGCACGCCGCGATCGAACCCGGCCACCTACACCGGCGTCTTCGACCGCATCCGGACGCTGTTCAGTGAGACGCCCGAGGCGAAAGTCCGCGGCTACCTGCCCGGCCGCTTCTCGTTCAACGTCAAGGGTGGTCGCTGCGAGGCGTGCTCGGGCGACGGCACGCTCAAGATCGAGATGAACTTCCTGCCCGACGTCTACGTCGACTGCGAGGTGTGTCACGGCAAGCGCTACAACCGCGACACTCTCGCCGTCCACTACAAGGGCAAGAACATCGCCGAGGTCCTCGAGATGCCGATCTCGGAAGCGGCGGAGTTCTTCGAGCCGATCCAAGCGATCCACCGTTACCTGAAGACGCTCGTCGACGTCGGGCTCGGTTACGTCCGGCTCGGCCAGTCCGCCACGACGCTGTCCGGCGGCGAGGCGCAGCGTGTCAAGCTCGCGACGGAACTGCAGCGCCGCTCGAACGGCCGCAGCATCTACGTGCTCGACGAGCCCACGACCGGTCTGCACTTCGAAGACGTCCGCAAGCTCCTCGAGGTCCTCAACGGGCTCGTCGACAAGGGGAACACCGTCATCACGATCGAGCACAACCTCGATGTGATCAAGGCGTCCGACTGGATCATCGACCTCGGCCCCGAGGGCGGAGCCGGCGGCGGGACGATCGTTGCCACCGGCACACCCGAACAGGTCGCGGGGGTCGCCGAGAGCCACACCGGACAGTTCCTCGCCGAGATCCTGGGGGCCCCGGCGGCGCGCAAGGCGGGCTGA
- the rapZ gene encoding RNase adapter RapZ, protein MSGAGRTTAANALEDLGWYVVDNLPPQMLRPLLELSELAGNALPRVAAVVDVRGGELFAALPDITRALRHGRALRILFLDAADEVLVRRFESVRRPHPLQGDGTLVDGIRRERERLAPIRESADVIVDTSRDNIHQLATYIADLFADDGAARHTVTVMSFGFKYGLPPDADLVADMRFLPNPFWNPDLKALTGEDEAVRDEVLSHDNAREFIDAYAAALAPVMRGYQEENKRHSVVAVGCTGGKHRSVVTARELAQRLSGLPGVAVRLKHRDLGRE, encoded by the coding sequence ATGTCCGGGGCCGGACGAACGACGGCGGCGAACGCCCTCGAAGACCTCGGCTGGTATGTCGTCGACAACCTGCCGCCGCAGATGCTGCGCCCGCTCCTGGAGCTCAGCGAGCTCGCGGGCAATGCGTTGCCGCGCGTCGCCGCGGTCGTCGACGTGCGCGGCGGTGAGCTGTTCGCCGCGCTGCCCGACATCACGCGGGCGTTGCGGCACGGGCGGGCTCTGCGGATCCTTTTTCTGGACGCGGCCGACGAGGTGCTCGTGCGCCGATTCGAGTCGGTGCGCCGACCGCACCCGTTGCAGGGCGACGGCACGCTGGTCGACGGAATCCGCCGCGAACGCGAACGCCTCGCCCCTATCCGCGAGAGCGCCGACGTCATCGTCGACACCTCGCGCGACAACATCCACCAGCTTGCGACCTACATCGCCGACCTGTTCGCCGACGACGGGGCAGCGCGGCACACCGTCACCGTCATGAGCTTCGGATTCAAGTACGGCCTCCCGCCCGATGCCGACCTCGTCGCGGACATGCGCTTCCTCCCGAATCCGTTCTGGAATCCCGACCTCAAGGCCCTCACCGGCGAAGACGAGGCAGTGCGTGACGAAGTGCTCTCGCACGACAACGCGCGCGAGTTCATCGATGCCTACGCCGCTGCCCTCGCCCCGGTCATGCGGGGCTACCAGGAGGAGAACAAGCGGCACTCGGTGGTTGCTGTCGGCTGCACCGGCGGCAAGCACCGCTCCGTCGTGACCGCGCGCGAGCTGGCTCAGCGGCTGTCCGGGCTCCCGGGTG